In one window of Raphanus sativus cultivar WK10039 unplaced genomic scaffold, ASM80110v3 Scaffold0316, whole genome shotgun sequence DNA:
- the LOC108855674 gene encoding cytochrome P450 79B1: MNTFPSNSSGLTSTTTQTWSFSNMYLLTTLQAFVAITIAMLLKKLITNPNEKKLSLPPGPTGWPIIGMIPAMLKSRPVFRWLHSIMKQLNTEIACVRLGNTHVITVTCPKIAREILKQQDALFASRPMTYAQNVLSNGYKTCVITPFGEQFKKMRKVVMTKLVCPARHRWLHQKRAEENDHLTAWVYNMVKNSGSIDFRFVTRHYCGNAIKKLMFGTRTFSENTAPDGGPTAEDIDHMEAMFEALGFTFAFCISDYLPMLTGLDLNGHEKIMRDSSAIMDKYHDPIIDGRIKMWREGKRTQIEDFLDIFISIKDEEGNPLLTADEIKPTIKELVMAAPDNPSNAVEWAMAEMVNKPEILRKAMEEIDRVVGKERLVQESDIPKLNYVKAILREAFRLHPVAAFNLPHVALSDTTVAGYHIPKGSQVLLSRYGLGRNPKVWADPLSFKPERHLKECSEVTLTENDLRFISFSTGKRGCAAPALGTALTTMMLARLLQGFTWKLPENETRVELMESSHDMFLAKPLVMVGELRLPEHLYPTVK; the protein is encoded by the exons ATGAACACTTTTCCCTCAAACTCTTCGGGTCTCACTTCCACTACTACACAAACATGGTCGTTCAGCAACATGTATCTACTCACAACTCTTCAAGCATTTGTGGCTATAACCATAGCGATGCTTCTCAAGAAACTGATCACGAAtcctaatgaaaaaaaattgtctcTCCCGCCGGGTCCCACCGGATGGCCCATCATTGGAATGATTCCAGCGATGCTAAAGAGCCGCCCAGTTTTCCGGTGGCTCCACAGCATCATGAAGCAGCTAAACACTGAGATAGCATGCGTGAGGCTAGGAAACACTCACGTGATCACCGTCACATGCCCCAAGATAGCACGTGAGATACTCAAGCAACAAGACGCTCTATTCGCCTCAAGACCTATGACTTACGCACAAAACGTCCTCTCTAACGGTTACAAAACATGTGTGATCACTCCGTTCGGTGAACAATTCAAGAAAATGAGGAAAGTCGTGATGACGAAACTAGTTTGTCCGGCGAGACACAGGTGGCTTCATCAGAAGAGAGCCGAAGAAAACGACCATTTAACCGCGTGGGTATACAACATGGTTAAGAACTCGGGCTCAATCGATTTCCGGTTTGTGACAAGGCATTACTGCGGAAATGCTATCAAGAAACTCATGTTCGGGACAAGAACGTTCTCTGAAAACACCGCACCTGATGGTGGACCAACCGCCGAGGACATCGATCATATGGAAGCTATGTTTGAAGCATTAGGGTTTACATTTGCTTTTTGTATCTCTGATTATCTACCTATGCTCACGGGACTTGATCTTAACGGTCACGAGAAGATTATGAGAGATTCAAGTGCTATTATGGACAAGTATCATGATCCTATCATCGATGGAAGAATCAAGATGTGGAGAGAAGGAAAGAGAACTCAAATCGAggattttctagatattttcatttctatcaaaGATGAAGAAGGCAACCCATTGCTTACCGCCGATGAAATCAAACCCACAATTAAG GAGCTCGTAATGGCGGCGCCAGACAATCCATCAAACGCCGTAGAATGGGCCATGGCGGAGATGGTAAACAAACCGGAGATACTCCGCAAGGCAATGGAAGAAATCGACAGAGTGGTCGGAAAAGAAAGACTTGTCCAAGAATCCGACATCCCAAAACTAAACTACGTCAAAGCTATTCTCCGTGAAGCCTTCCGTCTCCATCCCGTCGCCGCCTTTAACCTTCCACACGTGGCACTTTCCGACACAACCGTCGCCGGATATCACATCCCTAAAGGAAGTCAAGTCCTTCTCAGCCGATATGGGCTGGGCCGTAACCCTAAAGTTTGGGCCGACCCGCTTAGCTTTAAACCAGAGAGACATCTAAAAGAGTGCTCAGAAGTTACTTTGACGGAGAACGATCTCCGGTTTATCTCGTTCAGCACCGGGAAAAGAGGTTGTGCTGCTCCGGCTTTAGGTACGGCGTTGACGACGATGATGCTCGCAAGACTTCTTCAAGGTTTCACTTGGAAGCTACCGGAGAATGAAACACGTGTTGAGCTGATGGAGTCTAGTCATGATATGTTTTTGGCTAAACCGTTGGTTATGGTAGGTGAGTTGAGATTGCCGGAGCATCTTTACCCGACGGTGAAGTAG